Proteins found in one Nitratiruptor sp. SB155-2 genomic segment:
- the htpG gene encoding molecular chaperone HtpG: MAKHHFEAEISKLLQLMIHSLYTNKEIFLRELISNANDAIDKLHLLTLTDEKFKNFAFDPKITITLDEAENRLIVSDNGIGMDDVDMVENLGTIAKSGTKSFLEKLTGDTKKDAHLIGQFGVGFYSAFMVAKRVEVVSKKVGDEKAWIWSSEANGEFEIDEATRKEQGTDVILYLTEENKEFLQEWRIKEIVKKYSDHIPYKIYLKIDDKEEQINSAKALWRMSKNEIKEEEYKEFYKTLSHDNNDPLYWIHTKAEGTLEYTTLFYIPSVQPFDLFRADYEPGVKLYVKNVFIMQDRQLLPTYLRFIRGIIDSEDLPLNISREMLQHNVVLEKIKKASVKKILGELKKLKDKDREKYVKIWELFGKVIKEGLMSDFENKELLKDLILFKTSKSDEYIDFETYVKNMKEHQKSIYYLIGEKDLKDSPLLDRFNKEDFEVIFFTDEIDSFIIPSISEYKEKKLKSIASTEVDEDFETPEIDESKYKELLDAIKKALEDEVKDVKITSRLQESPACLVHDKNDPEFQTYELLKQMGQYAIEPKPILEINPEHSIFTKLLLKNDFSLAKDLAIVLYNEARLLEGMDLKDPGTFASSLNKLIEKALTN, translated from the coding sequence ATGGCAAAACACCATTTCGAGGCAGAGATATCGAAATTGTTACAACTCATGATCCATTCACTCTATACAAACAAAGAGATCTTCCTGCGAGAACTGATCTCCAATGCAAACGATGCCATCGATAAACTGCATCTCTTGACTTTGACAGATGAAAAGTTCAAAAATTTTGCCTTCGATCCCAAAATAACCATTACGCTGGATGAAGCAGAAAACAGACTTATAGTATCCGATAATGGGATAGGGATGGATGATGTGGATATGGTGGAAAATCTGGGAACCATCGCAAAGAGTGGAACAAAAAGTTTCTTAGAAAAACTCACAGGCGATACGAAGAAGGATGCACATCTAATAGGCCAATTTGGTGTGGGATTTTACAGTGCCTTCATGGTGGCAAAACGAGTAGAAGTTGTAAGTAAAAAGGTAGGTGATGAGAAAGCGTGGATATGGAGTAGTGAGGCAAATGGAGAGTTTGAAATAGATGAAGCGACAAGAAAAGAACAGGGAACCGATGTAATTTTGTATCTTACTGAAGAAAATAAAGAATTCTTGCAAGAGTGGAGAATCAAAGAGATCGTCAAAAAATACAGCGATCACATTCCATACAAGATCTATCTCAAAATTGATGACAAAGAGGAGCAGATAAATAGTGCAAAAGCGCTATGGCGCATGAGTAAAAATGAGATAAAAGAAGAAGAATATAAAGAGTTCTACAAAACGCTTTCCCATGACAACAACGATCCTTTATACTGGATCCATACGAAAGCAGAAGGAACATTAGAGTACACAACACTTTTTTATATTCCATCTGTACAACCATTCGACCTTTTCAGAGCCGATTATGAACCAGGGGTGAAACTCTATGTAAAAAATGTCTTCATAATGCAAGATCGCCAATTGCTTCCTACATATCTAAGATTTATTCGGGGAATCATCGATTCAGAAGATTTGCCTCTTAATATATCAAGAGAGATGCTCCAACACAATGTGGTACTCGAAAAGATCAAAAAAGCCTCTGTGAAAAAAATATTGGGTGAACTCAAGAAACTCAAAGACAAAGATAGAGAAAAGTATGTCAAAATATGGGAGCTCTTCGGCAAAGTCATAAAAGAGGGCCTTATGAGCGATTTTGAGAACAAAGAGCTTCTGAAAGATCTCATCCTTTTTAAAACATCAAAAAGTGACGAGTATATCGACTTTGAAACCTATGTGAAGAACATGAAAGAACATCAAAAATCGATCTATTACTTAATCGGCGAAAAAGATCTCAAAGACTCGCCACTGCTTGACCGGTTCAACAAAGAGGATTTCGAAGTTATCTTCTTTACTGATGAGATCGATTCTTTCATCATTCCATCTATCTCGGAATATAAAGAGAAAAAACTCAAATCCATTGCAAGTACAGAAGTGGATGAGGATTTTGAAACTCCTGAAATTGATGAGAGCAAATATAAGGAGCTGTTAGATGCCATCAAAAAGGCACTGGAAGATGAAGTCAAAGATGTCAAAATCACTTCTCGTCTTCAAGAATCACCTGCTTGTTTGGTACATGATAAAAACGATCCAGAGTTTCAAACCTATGAACTTTTAAAACAGATGGGGCAATATGCTATTGAGCCAAAACCTATTTTGGAAATAAATCCAGAGCACTCCATATTTACAAAACTGCTTTTGAAAAACGATTTTTCTTTGGCAAAAGATCTGGCCATTGTACTCTACAATGAAGCAAGACTTCTTGAAGGAATGGATCTGAAAGATCCAGGAACCTTTGCATCCAGTCTCAATAAACTTATTGAAAAAGCCCTCACAAACTGA
- a CDS encoding DnaJ family protein has product MSKSLYETLGVSPDASADEIKKAYRKLARKYHPDICKEPECEEKFKEINAAYEILSDPEKRKQYDQFGDSMFGGQNFHDFAQQNFQGGVDLDEILRSIFGGGGFGGFSGGTSYSRGGFGGFGGFEEFAQPDLDLHAKITIPFRTAVLGGTHSLTINGETFDVRIPPGLKNGDTLRIRGKGKSYNGKRGDLLLKVEVASDPEYERVGNDLYKTIDIPLKIAMFGGKVKVPTLEKEITLKVPKNTKCGAKFRVKGLGVLDRKTKQKGDLYLRANIVLPKVEELDPELAKMMEEKLPGGENA; this is encoded by the coding sequence TTGAGTAAAAGCTTATATGAAACATTGGGGGTGAGTCCCGATGCCTCTGCCGATGAGATAAAAAAAGCGTATAGAAAATTAGCAAGAAAATACCACCCAGATATCTGTAAAGAACCGGAATGTGAAGAGAAATTCAAAGAGATCAATGCCGCGTACGAGATATTGAGTGACCCGGAAAAACGAAAACAGTACGATCAGTTTGGCGATAGTATGTTCGGTGGACAAAATTTCCACGATTTTGCACAGCAAAACTTTCAAGGCGGCGTTGATCTGGATGAAATTTTGCGAAGTATCTTCGGTGGTGGTGGATTTGGAGGCTTTTCTGGCGGTACAAGTTACAGCAGAGGCGGCTTTGGCGGTTTTGGAGGCTTTGAAGAGTTCGCTCAACCAGATCTTGATCTCCATGCAAAAATCACTATTCCTTTTAGAACGGCTGTACTTGGAGGAACCCACTCACTTACGATCAATGGGGAAACATTCGATGTTCGCATTCCACCGGGACTCAAAAATGGCGATACATTACGTATTCGTGGGAAAGGAAAAAGCTATAACGGGAAAAGAGGCGATCTACTTCTAAAAGTAGAAGTGGCATCGGATCCCGAGTACGAACGAGTCGGAAACGATTTGTATAAAACGATCGATATTCCTTTAAAAATCGCGATGTTTGGTGGAAAAGTCAAAGTGCCGACACTTGAAAAAGAGATTACACTGAAAGTACCTAAAAATACTAAATGTGGTGCGAAGTTTCGAGTCAAAGGGCTTGGTGTTTTGGATCGAAAAACAAAACAAAAAGGAGATCTCTATTTACGTGCAAATATTGTCTTGCCAAAAGTGGAAGAACTCGATCCAGAACTTGCTAAAATGATGGAAGAAAAATTGCCAGGAGGCGAAAATGCATAG
- a CDS encoding heat shock protein transcriptional repressor HspR, translating to MHRYDEPVYLISVVAKVLNIHPQTLRQYEREGLISPSRTQGKTRLYSQKDIDRIKTILRLTRDLGVNLAGVDIILRLKEQMAQMEKEIEHLRSELEKYENQMCVPKSRAVVKKDYNTDIIIFDEEE from the coding sequence ATGCATAGATATGATGAACCTGTATATCTTATAAGTGTAGTAGCGAAGGTACTCAATATCCATCCACAAACACTACGTCAATATGAACGCGAAGGACTTATTTCACCATCGCGAACACAAGGAAAAACAAGGCTCTATTCTCAAAAAGATATCGATAGGATCAAAACGATTTTGCGTTTGACCAGAGATCTTGGTGTAAACCTGGCAGGGGTTGATATCATACTTCGACTCAAAGAGCAGATGGCACAGATGGAAAAAGAGATTGAACATTTACGCTCAGAACTTGAAAAATATGAGAATCAGATGTGTGTTCCTAAGAGCAGGGCAGTCGTTAAAAAGGATTACAATACGGATATAATCATTTTTGATGAAGAGGAGTGA
- the murA gene encoding UDP-N-acetylglucosamine 1-carboxyvinyltransferase: protein MDFLRIEGGKTLNGSVPISGAKNAALPLIASTILSKQSVQIDNLPDVQDIKTLLRLLQNLGASYQYEDGLATIDASKLTSTVATYDIVRTMRASILVLGPILAKYGRCEVSLPGGCAIGQRPIDLHLQALEQMGAKITIKAGYVVAEAPNGLKGSTIIFDKITVTGTENIVMAAALAKGTTTIINAAKEPEVVQLCEVLKDAGVQIDGIGSDELIIEGTDREPIEMRAIHVIPDRIEAGTYLCAGAITNSTLSIENVIPHHLDSVLVKLKQMGFPLDVNESNITIHPARTIEPVEIVTSEYPGFPTDMQAQFMALALLANGASIIEERLFENRFMHVSELKRFGANIQLKGNIATVIGPTELWGADVMATDLRASSALVLAGLAAKGTTNVHRIYHLDRGYEKLEEKLNALGANIQRLSE, encoded by the coding sequence ATGGATTTCCTTCGTATTGAAGGTGGAAAGACTTTAAATGGCTCTGTTCCAATCTCTGGTGCAAAAAACGCGGCACTTCCATTGATTGCTTCAACAATTTTGTCGAAACAGAGCGTACAAATAGACAATCTCCCCGATGTTCAAGATATCAAAACCCTACTTCGGTTACTCCAAAACCTTGGGGCTTCTTATCAGTATGAAGATGGTTTGGCAACGATCGACGCTTCAAAACTGACATCGACTGTTGCAACGTATGATATCGTTCGAACAATGCGGGCTTCTATCTTGGTTTTAGGGCCGATATTGGCGAAGTACGGACGATGTGAAGTGAGTCTTCCCGGAGGGTGTGCCATCGGTCAAAGACCGATTGATTTACATTTACAGGCACTTGAACAGATGGGAGCGAAGATTACCATTAAAGCAGGATATGTAGTAGCTGAAGCGCCTAATGGTCTCAAGGGTTCTACAATTATTTTTGACAAGATTACGGTCACGGGAACAGAGAATATTGTGATGGCAGCCGCACTTGCTAAAGGCACTACTACTATCATAAATGCGGCAAAAGAACCGGAAGTCGTACAGTTGTGTGAAGTTTTAAAAGATGCGGGCGTACAAATTGACGGAATCGGTAGTGATGAACTGATTATCGAAGGTACTGATAGAGAGCCGATTGAAATGAGAGCGATCCATGTTATTCCTGATCGAATAGAAGCTGGGACCTATTTGTGTGCGGGAGCGATAACAAATTCTACATTATCGATTGAAAATGTTATTCCCCATCATCTCGACTCTGTTTTAGTCAAACTAAAGCAGATGGGTTTTCCTTTGGATGTTAACGAATCAAACATAACGATCCATCCTGCAAGAACGATCGAACCAGTGGAAATTGTCACTTCCGAGTATCCCGGTTTCCCTACCGATATGCAAGCTCAGTTTATGGCTTTGGCTCTTTTGGCCAATGGGGCTTCCATTATAGAAGAGAGGCTTTTTGAAAATAGATTTATGCATGTAAGTGAGCTCAAAAGGTTTGGAGCCAATATCCAGCTCAAAGGCAATATTGCTACAGTTATTGGACCGACGGAACTTTGGGGTGCAGATGTAATGGCGACGGATTTAAGAGCGAGCAGTGCCCTGGTTTTGGCAGGACTTGCAGCGAAGGGAACTACCAATGTCCATAGAATTTACCATCTCGATAGAGGGTATGAAAAGCTTGAAGAAAAACTCAATGCACTTGGTGCAAATATTCAGCGCTTGAGTGAGTGA